Proteins co-encoded in one Jeotgalibacillus malaysiensis genomic window:
- a CDS encoding oligo-1,6-glucosidase yields MKKIWWKEAVGYQIYPRSFQDSNGDGIGDLQGIVQRLDYVKDLGVDVIWICPMYQSPNDDNGYDISDYQAIMDDFGTMEDFDTLLSEVHKRDMKLIIDFVPNHTSDEHQWFVESRESKDSPKRDWYIWRDGKKDKSGKTIAEPNNWESIFGGSAWEYDEKTDQYYLHVFSTKQPDVNWENPEARQAIYDQVNYWLDKGIDGFRIDAVSHIKKRKKFPDMPNPKKKKYVSSFDMHMNQKGIQPLLKEFKEKTYGQYDVMTVGEANGVSIDEADLWVGEKKGKMDMIFQFEHLGLWDAETNLQLDIVELKKVLTRWQKGLENNGWNALFIENHDKPRVVSTWGNDDEFWYESATSMAAMYFLMQGTPFIYQGQEIGMTNVQFDSIDDYDDVSAKNLYRIRREDGVPHDDIMRILWASSRDNSRTPMQWSSKDQAGFTTGSPWMKVNPNYKEINVEDQLKDENSVLSFYKRMIEMKKNNEVFTYGTYDLILDEHHQIYAYTRTLEDEQVVVFTNLSTKDAICDDLDFTLSFDHLMLNNLPVTAHEDTSTIVLKPYEARVYKLS; encoded by the coding sequence ATGAAGAAAATATGGTGGAAAGAAGCGGTTGGCTATCAGATTTACCCGCGAAGCTTTCAGGATTCAAATGGAGATGGAATTGGTGATTTACAGGGAATCGTACAAAGACTTGATTACGTAAAGGATCTTGGGGTTGATGTGATCTGGATCTGCCCAATGTATCAATCACCTAACGATGATAACGGATATGATATTTCTGACTATCAGGCCATTATGGATGATTTCGGGACAATGGAAGACTTTGATACACTACTAAGCGAAGTGCATAAGCGTGATATGAAGCTGATCATTGACTTTGTTCCTAATCATACAAGCGATGAGCATCAGTGGTTTGTTGAATCACGTGAATCAAAGGATAGCCCGAAGCGTGACTGGTATATCTGGCGCGACGGTAAGAAAGACAAGTCAGGAAAAACGATTGCTGAGCCGAATAACTGGGAAAGTATTTTCGGTGGTTCTGCGTGGGAATATGATGAAAAGACAGACCAGTATTATTTGCACGTCTTCTCTACCAAGCAGCCTGATGTAAACTGGGAAAACCCTGAAGCACGCCAGGCGATTTATGACCAGGTGAACTACTGGCTCGATAAAGGCATTGACGGCTTCAGAATTGATGCGGTCAGTCATATTAAAAAGCGTAAGAAGTTTCCTGATATGCCTAATCCTAAGAAGAAAAAGTATGTGTCTTCTTTCGATATGCATATGAACCAAAAAGGCATCCAGCCTCTTTTAAAGGAATTTAAAGAAAAAACGTACGGTCAGTATGATGTCATGACTGTCGGTGAGGCAAATGGGGTATCCATCGATGAAGCTGATCTGTGGGTTGGCGAGAAAAAAGGCAAGATGGATATGATCTTCCAGTTTGAGCACCTTGGACTGTGGGATGCTGAAACGAATCTTCAGCTTGATATTGTTGAGCTGAAAAAAGTGCTCACGAGATGGCAAAAAGGACTTGAGAATAATGGCTGGAATGCATTGTTCATTGAAAATCACGATAAGCCACGCGTTGTATCAACGTGGGGTAACGATGATGAATTCTGGTATGAAAGTGCAACATCAATGGCTGCAATGTACTTCCTGATGCAGGGGACGCCATTTATTTATCAGGGTCAGGAAATCGGAATGACAAATGTTCAGTTTGATTCAATTGATGACTATGATGATGTATCTGCTAAGAACCTTTACCGTATCCGTCGTGAAGATGGCGTGCCGCATGATGATATTATGCGTATTCTATGGGCTTCTTCACGTGATAACAGCAGAACGCCGATGCAGTGGTCAAGTAAAGACCAGGCCGGCTTCACTACTGGCTCACCGTGGATGAAGGTGAATCCGAATTACAAAGAGATCAACGTTGAAGATCAATTAAAAGATGAAAATTCTGTTCTGTCATTCTACAAGCGTATGATTGAAATGAAGAAAAACAATGAGGTGTTCACTTACGGCACTTATGACCTGATTCTTGATGAGCATCACCAGATCTATGCTTACACAAGAACACTTGAGGATGAGCAGGTTGTCGTTTTCACAAACCTTTCTACAAAAGATGCAATTTGTGATGACCTGGA